In a single window of the Zea mays cultivar B73 chromosome 5, Zm-B73-REFERENCE-NAM-5.0, whole genome shotgun sequence genome:
- the LOC103627170 gene encoding probable beta-1,4-xylosyltransferase GT43E isoform X2: MVSSRRNSGIILREGSVRDWSEFNNPSPSPKLLYSQSYVAMRGLLASVISLDFFLLSSKLKSVCAAMTSQRHSRSQERSKSKGLTCRRVAVHLLFFFMVGIFIGFMPLFSVDVYKKIVSENERLPFHDGVIEVEMMGTKVKELETVVVEKEVELIDEPQVQESPPVPAMLDDEADFAESSPALPAIEESDIPVKKLLIIVTITSVRPQQAYYLNRLAHVLKAVQAPLLWLVVEWPEQSYETAEILRSSGVMYRHLICRKNTTSVRKIAVCQRNNAIYHVKRHHLDGIMHFADEERSYSADVFEEMQKIRIVQ, translated from the exons ATGGTGTCCAGTCGAAGGAACAGTGGGATTATCCTACGGGAAGGGTCGGTTAGGGACTGGTCCGAGTTCAACAATCCCTCGCCGTCCCCAAAACTGCTGTACTCACAGTCCTATGTCGCAATGAGGGGGTTGCTGGCCTCAGTGATCTCCTTGGACTTTTTCCTGCTGTCGAGCAAGCTAAAATCTGTGTGCGCGGCTATGACTTCCCAGAGGCATAGCCGATCACAGGAGAGGTCAAAATCAAAGGGGTTGACCTGCAGGAGAGTTGCAGTCCATCTGCTGTTCTTTTTCATGGTTGGCATTTTCATTGGGTTCATGCCTTTGTTCTCTGTCGATGTTTACAAGAAAATAGTATCCGAAAACGAGAGGCTTCCGTTCCATGATGGTGTGATTGAGGTGGAAATGATGGGCACCAAAGTTAAGGAGTTGGAGACAGTTGTAGTAGAGAAAGAGGTCGAACTGATTGACGAGCCTCAGGTTCAAGAGAGCCCTCCAGTTCCTGCAATGTTGGATGATGAGGCAGATTTTGCTGAATCTTCACCTGCATTACCTGCTATTGAAGAATCTGACATTCCTGTGAAGAAGCTGCTGATAATCGTGACGATCACTTCTGTTCGGCCACAACAGGCATATTACTTGAATCGGCTAGCCCATGTTTTGAAAGCTGTACAGGCACCTCTTTTATGGTTGGTGGTGGAATGGCCTGAACAGTCCTATGAAACAGCAGAAATTCTGAGGTCTTCTGGGGTTATGTACAGGCATCTTATATGTAGAAAGAATACCACGAGTGTACGAAAGATTGCTGTATGTCAAAGGAATAATGCAATCTATCATGTCAAAAGGCATCACCTTGATGGTATAATGCATTTTGCTGATGAAGAGCGGTCAtactcagctgatgtatttgaagaaATGCAGAAGATCAG GATTGTGCAGTGA
- the LOC103627170 gene encoding probable beta-1,4-xylosyltransferase GT43E isoform X1: protein MVSSRRNSGIILREGSVRDWSEFNNPSPSPKLLYSQSYVAMRGLLASVISLDFFLLSSKLKSVCAAMTSQRHSRSQERSKSKGLTCRRVAVHLLFFFMVGIFIGFMPLFSVDVYKKIVSENERLPFHDGVIEVEMMGTKVKELETVVVEKEVELIDEPQVQESPPVPAMLDDEADFAESSPALPAIEESDIPVKKLLIIVTITSVRPQQAYYLNRLAHVLKAVQAPLLWLVVEWPEQSYETAEILRSSGVMYRHLICRKNTTSVRKIAVCQRNNAIYHVKRHHLDGIMHFADEERSYSADVFEEMQKISGFPFLASPHVKQGRFKIQHISEVAPLLTQEYVQVS from the exons ATGGTGTCCAGTCGAAGGAACAGTGGGATTATCCTACGGGAAGGGTCGGTTAGGGACTGGTCCGAGTTCAACAATCCCTCGCCGTCCCCAAAACTGCTGTACTCACAGTCCTATGTCGCAATGAGGGGGTTGCTGGCCTCAGTGATCTCCTTGGACTTTTTCCTGCTGTCGAGCAAGCTAAAATCTGTGTGCGCGGCTATGACTTCCCAGAGGCATAGCCGATCACAGGAGAGGTCAAAATCAAAGGGGTTGACCTGCAGGAGAGTTGCAGTCCATCTGCTGTTCTTTTTCATGGTTGGCATTTTCATTGGGTTCATGCCTTTGTTCTCTGTCGATGTTTACAAGAAAATAGTATCCGAAAACGAGAGGCTTCCGTTCCATGATGGTGTGATTGAGGTGGAAATGATGGGCACCAAAGTTAAGGAGTTGGAGACAGTTGTAGTAGAGAAAGAGGTCGAACTGATTGACGAGCCTCAGGTTCAAGAGAGCCCTCCAGTTCCTGCAATGTTGGATGATGAGGCAGATTTTGCTGAATCTTCACCTGCATTACCTGCTATTGAAGAATCTGACATTCCTGTGAAGAAGCTGCTGATAATCGTGACGATCACTTCTGTTCGGCCACAACAGGCATATTACTTGAATCGGCTAGCCCATGTTTTGAAAGCTGTACAGGCACCTCTTTTATGGTTGGTGGTGGAATGGCCTGAACAGTCCTATGAAACAGCAGAAATTCTGAGGTCTTCTGGGGTTATGTACAGGCATCTTATATGTAGAAAGAATACCACGAGTGTACGAAAGATTGCTGTATGTCAAAGGAATAATGCAATCTATCATGTCAAAAGGCATCACCTTGATGGTATAATGCATTTTGCTGATGAAGAGCGGTCAtactcagctgatgtatttgaagaaATGCAGAAGATCAG TGGATTTCCTTTCCTAGCATCACCACATGTAAAACAGGGGAGATTTAAGATCCAACACATCAGCGAAGTGGCGCCCTTGCTG ACACAAGAATACGTCCAGGTCTCGTAG
- the LOC100276303 gene encoding uncharacterized protein isoform X1 — protein sequence MSILWEKSAGWRWLVRRTRDSKPFFFTFAALCGVVPGVIGYGVMQLTGSRNEQLEAHLRSTARPETTMFTFVTIPWSPPTDETRGKQMMGQVNRERLAEFLGELQRKEDTNDRYVAALRGETLTRKRYERIQPLPAANAQASQETAGASAEEERPKAK from the exons ATGTCAATCCTGTGGGAGAAGAGCGCGGGTTGGCGATGGCTGGTTCGGCGGACGCGTGACTCGAAGCCCTTCTTTTTCACGTTCGCGGCGCTGTGCGGCGTCGTCCCCGGCGTAATCGGCTACGGCGTGATGCAGCTCACCGGCTCCCGCAACGAGCAGCTCGAGGCCCACCTTCGCTCCACGGCCCGTCCCGAGACCACG ATGTTTACATTTGTGACTATTCCATGGTCCCCGCCGACTGACGAAACACGTGGCAAGCAGATGATGGGGCAAGTGAACAGGGAGAGGCTGGCGGAGTTTCTCGGCGAGCTGCAACGGAAAGAGGACACGAACGACAGGTACGTGGCCGCGCTGAGGGGGGAGACCCTGACCAGGAAGCGCTACGAGCGCATCCAGCCCTTGCCTGCCGCCAACGCGCAAGCGAGCCAGGAGACTGCCGGAGCCAGCGCGGAGGAGGAGAGGCCCAAGGCAAAGTGA
- the LOC100276303 gene encoding uncharacterized protein LOC100276303, which produces MSILWEKSAGWRWLVRRTRDSKPFFFTFAALCGVVPGVIGYGVMQLTGSRNEQLEAHLRSTARPETTMMGQVNRERLAEFLGELQRKEDTNDRYVAALRGETLTRKRYERIQPLPAANAQASQETAGASAEEERPKAK; this is translated from the exons ATGTCAATCCTGTGGGAGAAGAGCGCGGGTTGGCGATGGCTGGTTCGGCGGACGCGTGACTCGAAGCCCTTCTTTTTCACGTTCGCGGCGCTGTGCGGCGTCGTCCCCGGCGTAATCGGCTACGGCGTGATGCAGCTCACCGGCTCCCGCAACGAGCAGCTCGAGGCCCACCTTCGCTCCACGGCCCGTCCCGAGACCACG ATGATGGGGCAAGTGAACAGGGAGAGGCTGGCGGAGTTTCTCGGCGAGCTGCAACGGAAAGAGGACACGAACGACAGGTACGTGGCCGCGCTGAGGGGGGAGACCCTGACCAGGAAGCGCTACGAGCGCATCCAGCCCTTGCCTGCCGCCAACGCGCAAGCGAGCCAGGAGACTGCCGGAGCCAGCGCGGAGGAGGAGAGGCCCAAGGCAAAGTGA